In Magnolia sinica isolate HGM2019 chromosome 12, MsV1, whole genome shotgun sequence, a single genomic region encodes these proteins:
- the LOC131220310 gene encoding uncharacterized protein LOC131220310 gives MAGRGGNDVTFTSELENYSDAIRHAGEKLFEHLMNRTIQFVNVIGCNGIGRWRIIEYAARKLKGSDLFDVQIQVKIPKGDLNPERVQMEIVEQLKLTGNVNLDGVQTKSIVAAGEIYKSLVRRTFLLIVGDVSSEIKVDLMGIPLPREAPYDSKVVFVRDEMMPTVAVPQYNVTIDFEKLSEDMLLEEASDVSHSTGIQGYFAPETILYCLLFFWFFSISRYSMYYVTRIWRAEGVIIRRETEEDEEYDSTLVEKVRILLREFELRSLIQLTEREAHWTLPDWAEENDRGHNLANALTHGRYRIYLPPKRKLLDTYWPTELPLECHKLSSLQLGGWNYFHSDFEIVIPDPFFKQMQGLRVLRLDQLSIKTLPSSIACLHNLRLLSISECQHLNSLPTSIQALYNLEFLYVEQCSSFETMPDECFRQMTNLQFLKLHGTSIRSLPSSVSKLHTIHQLNLTESPSLMKISNETFECMERLQILSLIGASNLESLPSSLSKLVNLRQLLLANCSSLKMKLLPHLQKLSALKELDLENCNSLEDIEDLSTSLGNILPNLRKLYLSGIEAISQVSLNGCQSLESVSLNQLTNLRKLNISGTKIKCFPEDNMVDTNHLRRLDFQCMNHLQEIKWDDLSTELEYLNIDQCNTGDNKWHGDTVGAHIRVSNYHLLQSLTADSKLWGAKCFSRFHICISPCQEEKRQRRFLYAKMGFKTQIPNLPSERHFDRHLEIRGGDTSPYIATHYFLIRTELFTLCDNAFVHRLSDFCIVDAITELRECRVESCKNLEKFFEGVNLSSATLSCLENVWMSNLPRLKSVCEGRYASKSFTLLKHIYLERCPRLIVVFSSGVCLTNLETLHIKFCTRLEAVFRGVAKEEGSLQRLHTVCLWELPKLESICSDVCLGALKKLRVGGCPKLNKLPLQISNDNAAASTTVIGGGGVKVEGELVWWASLKLEGDNIKRHVYFKERRPFNRR, from the coding sequence ATGGCTGGTCGAGGAGGAAACGATGTTACATTTACAAGCGAGTTAGAGAATTATTCGGACGCCATACGACATGCTGGTGAAAAGCTGTTCGAACACCTTATGAATCGGACTATTCAATTCGTCAATGTGATAGGGTGTAATGGTATTGGAAGATGGAGGATCATCGAATATGCAGCTCGAAAGTTGAAGGGATCTGATCTCTTCGACGTGCAGATACAGGTAAAGATACCGAAAGGAGATCTCAATCCTGAAAGAGTGCAGATGGAGATCGTGGAACAGTTAAAATTGACAGGCAACGTTAATCTTGATGGCGTCCAAACCAAGTCTATTGTAGCTGCAGGCGAGATCTATAAATCGTTGGTGCGGCGGACGTTCTTGCTAATTGTTGGAGATGTGAGCAGTGAAATCAAAGTGGATTTGATGGGAATTCCCCTACCCAGAGAAGCTCCATATGATTCCAAGGTCGTTTTTGTGAGAGACGAAATGATGCCGACAGTTGCTGTGCCGCAATACAATGTGACCATCGACTTTGAGAAGTTGTCCGAAGACATGTTACTCGAAGAGGCCAGTGATGTGTCCCATTCTACTGGCATCCAGGGCTACTTTGCTCCCGAAACCATTCTCTACTGCTTGCTGTTCTTCTGGTTTTTCTCAATTTCTCGATATAGTATGTATTATGTGACAAGGATTTGGAGGGCGGAGGGAGTTATTATTAGAAGGGAGACAGAGGAAGATGAAGAATATGATTCCACGCTTGTGGAGAAGGTTCGCATTCTACTGAGAGAGTTCGAGCTTCGTTCTCTGATTCAATTAACTGAAAGGGAAGCACATTGGACACTGCCGGATTGGGCAGAGGAAAATGACCGTGGTCATAATCTAGCAAATGCTTTAACTCATGGGAGATACAGGATTTACTTACCACCGAAGAGGAAATTATTGGACACCTATTGGCCAACGGAACTCCCTCTAGAATGCCACAAACTCTCCTCTCTACAGCTTGGGGGGTGGAATTATTTCCACTCCGATTTCGAAATCGTCATACCAGACCCTTTTTTTAAGCAAATGCAGGGCCTTCGAGTCCTGCGTCTTGATCAACTAAGTATCAAAACTCTGCCCTCCTCCATCGCCTGCTTGCACAATCTCAGACTTCTCAGTATATCTGAATGCCAACACTTAAACTCTCTCCCCACTTCCATTCAAGCTCTTTACAATCTCGAGTTCCTTTATGTTGAACAATGTTCTTCTTTCGAAACAATGCCAGATGAGTGCTTTCGACAAATGACCAACCTTCAATTTCTCAAACTCCATGGAACGAGCATCAGGTCACTGCCTTCCTCTGTTTCCAAgctacacaccatccatcaactCAACTTAACAGAATCCCCCTCTTTAATGAAAATCTCAAATGAGACCTTCGAATGTATGGAGCGGCTTCAGATTCTTAGCTTGATCGGTGCTTCTAATCTAGAATCTCTGCCATCCTCTCTCTCCAAGTTGGTCAATCTTAGGCAACTCCTGCTAGCGAACTGTTCTTCCCTAAAGATGAAGTTGCTGCCGCATTTGCAAAAGCTCTCCGCACTCAAGGAGCTTGATCTCGAAAACTGTAATTCCCTGGAAGATATTGAGGATCTTTCTACTTCTCTTGGAAATATCTTGCCAAACCTCCGAAAGCTCTATCTTTCCGGAATCGAGGCAATTTCGCAGGTCTCCTTGAATGGCTGCCAAAGCCTAGAGTCTGTTAGCCTGAACCAGCTCACAAACCTTCGAAAGCTCAATATTTCAGGTACCAAAATCAAATGCTTTCCTGAAGATAATATGGTCGACACTAATCATCTAAGGCGCCTGGACTTCCAATGCATGAATCACCTTCAAGAAATTAAATGGGATGATCTAAGTACCGAGCTCGAATATCTCAACATCGATCAGTGCAACACGGGGGATAATAAATGGCACGGAGATACAGTTGGGGCTCACATAAGGGTAAGTAATTACCATCTTTTACAATCCTTGACAGCAGACTCAAAATTGTGGGGAGCAAAATGCTTCTCTCGATTCCATATATGCATCTCTCCTTGCCAAGAAGAAAAACGTCAAAGGCGATTTTTATAtgcaaaaatgggtttcaagacACAAATACCTAATTTACCTTCAGAAAGACATTTCGATAGGCATTTGGAGATCCGAGGAGGTGATACTTCCCCCTACATTGCTACTCATTATTTTCTCATTCGAACGGAATTATTCACTCTGTGTGACAATGCCTTCGTCCATAGATTGTCGGATTTTTGCATTGTGGATGCAATAACAGAACTGAGAGAATGCCGGGTTGAGAGTTGCAAGAATTTGGAGAAATTTTTTGAAGGAGTGAATCTAAGCTCTGCCACTTTAAGTTGCCTCGAGAATGTGTGGATGTCTAACCTTCCAAGACTGAAGAGCGTGTGCGAGGGCAGATATGCGAGCAAAAGCTTCACACtcctgaaacatatatatctGGAGCGCTGTCCGAGACTCATTGTCGTCTTCTCGTCAGGCGTATGCTTAACAAACCTGGAAACTCTGCATATCAAGTTCTGCACTAGACTGGAGGCAGTGTTTCGAGGGGTAGCTAAGGAAGAAGGTTCGCTCCAACGACTACACACGGTGTGTCTGTGGGAGCTACCTAAGCTGGAGAGTATTTGCAGTGACGTGTGCTTGGGGGCATTGAAGAAACTGAGAGTGGGTGGATGTCCGAAGCTGAATAAGCTTCCTCTTCAAATCTCTAATGACAATGCTGCTGCTTCTACAACTGTTATCGGTGGGGGTGGTGTTAAGGTGGAAGGCGAGTTAGTATGGTGGGCCAGCCTCAAGTTGGAAGGAGACAACATCAAGCGCCATGTCTACTTCAAAGAACGCCGACCTTTCAACAGGCGCTGA